The Natrinema caseinilyticum genomic sequence TCGGCGACGCCGTCAGGGCTCGCGACGACCACCTGAACGCCCCGGGCGTCGTGGTTCGGCCGGACGAGGTACAGTCCGTCCTCGCGACGCTCCGGGACGATTCGGGGTTCGATCACTGTTCCTGCGTCACCGCCCAGCAGTACCCGGATCGATTCGAGACCATCTATCACCTGAAGTCCTACGACGATCCGACTCGCGAGGTGAGCGTCGTCGTCCCGACGTCGGTCGACGACCCGGTCAGCGAATCCGCCGAACCCGTCTTTCGAACCGCGGAGTGGCACGAGCGCGAGGCCTTCGACCTCGTCGGGATCGAGTACGACGGCCACCCCGACCTCCGGCGGATCCTCCTTCCCGAAACCTGGCAGGGCCACCCCCTCTCGCCGTCGTACGACCGGGAACAGACCCAGATCGTGACCCTCTCCGAACACGCGAATCCGATCGCGGACGACGAACACGACGACGTCACCGACACGATGTTTCTCAACATCGGCCCGCATCACCCGTCGACCCACGGCGTCATGCACGTCGAAGCCGTCCTGGACGGCGAGACGGTCGTCGACGTCGATCCCGACGTCGGCTACATCCACCGTTGCGAGGAACAGATGTGTCAACAGGGGACCTACCGCCACCAGATCATGCCCTATCCCGACCGCTGGGACTGGATGGCGGGACTGTGCAACGAGTGGGCCTACGCGCGCGCCGCCGAGGACCTGGCCGACCTCGACGTCCCCGACTACGCCCGGGTCATCAGAACGATGGGTGCCGAACTCTCGCGACTGGCCTCCCACTTCATCTCGCTCGGAACGTACGCACTCGACGTCTTCGGCGAGTTCACCGCCACCTTCCAGTACGCGATCCGCGACCGCGAACTCGTCCTCGACCTGCTCGAGGATCTGACCGGCCAGCGGATGATGTACAATTACTTCCGGCTCGGCGGGGTCGCCTGGGACCTGCCCGAACCCCGCGAGGAGTTCGTCGAGCAGTGTCGCGACTTCCTCGACGGCCTCCCGGCAAAGATCGACGAGTACCACGACCTGCTGGTCACGAACGAGATCTTTCAGCGTCGGTGTATGGACACCGGCATCCTGGAACCGGCGGTCGCCAAACAGTACGGCTGTACCGGTCCGGTCGCGCGGGGCTCCGGCATCGACTACGATCTTCGGCGCGACGATCCCTACGGCTACTACGAGAACATAGAGTGGGACGTCGTCACGGAAGACGGCTGTGACAACTTCGCTCGCGTACTCGTTCGGCTGCGGGAAGTCGAAGAATCCGCGAAGATCGTCGAACAGTGTCTCGACCTGCTCGCGGAGTGGCCCGAGGACGAGCGAACGGTCCAGAGCAACGTTCCCCGGACGCTCAAACCCGATCCCGGCACCGAAACGTACCGCGCCGTCGAAGGGGCAAAGGGAGAACTCGGGATCTACGTTCGCTCAGACGGTACCGACACGCCGGCGCGATTCAAGATTCGCAGTCCGTGTTTCTCGAATCTCTCCGTGTTACCGACGGTTACGGACGGCGAATACGTCGCCGACCTGGTCGCCGCCATCGGGAGCCTCGACTGTATCATGGGCGAAGTCGACCGGTGATCGGAAACCGCGACTGTCTCGGTGGCGAAATCGGCCCGCAAACGACGCGTCGCAGGTCGACTCGAGAAATCCGTCGGAAAACACCCTCCAGCCGACCGATTCGGTTCGTCGGGAATCGGGTCACGTCTCGCTGTCACCGGTTCCGATCGTCGTACGGCGGTCGACGCTGGACCGTCGGTCAGTCGTCGGTTTCGCTGTCGTCGACGATGACCTCGACCGGTTCGTCAGCGCGGTCTTCGCCCCCTTCCGTCGACCCTTTCTCCTGTTGCCACAGGAGCCCACCCGCGACCAGGACGACGACCCAGGAGCGCCAGTTGGCGAGATTCAGGGTATAGCCGACCCCGAACGGTTTCTCGACGAGCATTCCCTCACCGGGCTGCCAGTACGACGAGAGCATACGGCCGATGCTCGGTCGTTCGAAATTGTACGGTACCCCGAGAATTTCACCGGAAGTCGGCTTCTCTGCCATGGCCGGTGATACGTCCTCCCCTGATAAGAGTATTGTGTGCCGTAACGATCGGTGCAATCGATCGACCGCAAACGCGCGAGAACGGCCGGCAGTGGCCCGCGAGACTCGGCGGTGATTCACGTGGGCCACGAGGGCCGTCGGCGGCTCACGATCGGTATCGGCCGCGTTCCTCGACGGCCCGCAATCGCTCGAGCACCCGTTCGTCGCCGATCTCGCGGTACCCCGAACGGACAGCCTCGCGGAGCGGTTCGGGGTCGTCGGCGGTGCCGACGAGACTCTGGTCGAAGACGTGCAAATCCATCGCGTAGTCCTCGACGTGGTCGGTGTGGTAGCCGAGCCCGAAATCGATGAGATACGTCCGCTCACCGTCCCCGGCCGCCTCGTCCCCCTCGCCGTCACGACCCGCACGCTCGGCGCGGGCGTCGTCGCCGTTCGGGCGACCGACGCGGACGTTCCGCGTCGTGGGATCCCCGTGGACGAACCCCGCCGCGTGGAGGCG encodes the following:
- a CDS encoding NADH-quinone oxidoreductase subunit D; translated protein: MSSRSTHESGTAESDPRPDLERLLGDAVRARDDHLNAPGVVVRPDEVQSVLATLRDDSGFDHCSCVTAQQYPDRFETIYHLKSYDDPTREVSVVVPTSVDDPVSESAEPVFRTAEWHEREAFDLVGIEYDGHPDLRRILLPETWQGHPLSPSYDREQTQIVTLSEHANPIADDEHDDVTDTMFLNIGPHHPSTHGVMHVEAVLDGETVVDVDPDVGYIHRCEEQMCQQGTYRHQIMPYPDRWDWMAGLCNEWAYARAAEDLADLDVPDYARVIRTMGAELSRLASHFISLGTYALDVFGEFTATFQYAIRDRELVLDLLEDLTGQRMMYNYFRLGGVAWDLPEPREEFVEQCRDFLDGLPAKIDEYHDLLVTNEIFQRRCMDTGILEPAVAKQYGCTGPVARGSGIDYDLRRDDPYGYYENIEWDVVTEDGCDNFARVLVRLREVEESAKIVEQCLDLLAEWPEDERTVQSNVPRTLKPDPGTETYRAVEGAKGELGIYVRSDGTDTPARFKIRSPCFSNLSVLPTVTDGEYVADLVAAIGSLDCIMGEVDR
- a CDS encoding DUF5808 domain-containing protein, whose amino-acid sequence is MAEKPTSGEILGVPYNFERPSIGRMLSSYWQPGEGMLVEKPFGVGYTLNLANWRSWVVVLVAGGLLWQQEKGSTEGGEDRADEPVEVIVDDSETDD